A genomic segment from Streptomyces antibioticus encodes:
- the trpB gene encoding tryptophan synthase subunit beta produces the protein MPSEFFIPDPEGQIPTAEGYFGAYGGKFIPEALVAAVDEVAVEYDKAKHDPEFARELDDLLVHYTGRPSSLTEVPRFAAEAGGARIFLKREDLNHTGSHKINNVLGQALLTKRMGKTRVIAETGAGQHGVATATACALFGLDCTIYMGEIDTQRQALNVARMRMLGAEVVAVKSGSRTLKDAINEAFRDWVANVDHTHYLFGTVAGPHPFPAMVRDFHRVIGVEARRQILESAGRLPDAAIACVGGGSNAIGLFHAFIPDTGVRLIGCEPAGHGVETGEHAATLTAGEPGILHGSRSYVLQDDEGQITEPYSISAGLDYPGIGPEHSYLKDSGRGEYRAVTDDAAMQALRLLSRTEGIIPAIESAHALAGALEVGRELGPDGLIVVNLSGRGDKDMDTAARYFGLYDTDAEVAADAAATAEIEGDAK, from the coding sequence ATGCCCAGCGAGTTCTTCATCCCCGACCCGGAGGGTCAGATCCCCACCGCCGAAGGCTACTTCGGCGCCTACGGCGGCAAGTTCATCCCGGAGGCCCTCGTCGCCGCCGTGGACGAGGTCGCCGTCGAGTACGACAAGGCCAAGCACGACCCCGAATTCGCCCGCGAACTGGACGACCTGCTGGTCCACTACACCGGCCGCCCCAGCTCCCTCACCGAGGTCCCCCGCTTCGCCGCGGAAGCGGGTGGCGCACGGATCTTCCTCAAGCGCGAGGACCTCAACCACACCGGCTCCCACAAGATCAACAACGTGCTGGGTCAGGCGCTGCTCACCAAGCGCATGGGCAAGACCCGGGTGATCGCCGAGACCGGCGCCGGCCAGCACGGCGTCGCCACGGCCACCGCCTGCGCGCTCTTCGGCCTCGACTGCACCATCTACATGGGCGAGATCGACACGCAGCGCCAGGCCCTCAACGTGGCCCGGATGCGCATGCTGGGCGCCGAGGTCGTCGCGGTGAAGTCCGGCAGCCGCACCCTCAAGGACGCCATCAACGAGGCGTTCCGCGACTGGGTCGCGAACGTCGACCACACCCACTACCTGTTCGGCACGGTCGCCGGTCCCCACCCCTTCCCGGCGATGGTCCGCGACTTCCACCGGGTCATCGGCGTCGAGGCCCGCCGCCAGATCCTGGAGAGCGCCGGACGGCTGCCCGACGCGGCGATCGCCTGTGTCGGCGGCGGTTCCAACGCCATCGGCCTCTTCCACGCCTTCATCCCCGACACCGGGGTGCGCCTGATCGGCTGCGAGCCGGCCGGACACGGCGTCGAGACCGGCGAGCACGCGGCGACCCTGACCGCGGGCGAGCCCGGCATCCTGCACGGCTCCCGCTCCTACGTCCTCCAGGACGACGAGGGCCAGATCACCGAGCCGTACTCCATCTCGGCCGGTCTGGACTACCCGGGCATCGGCCCCGAGCACTCCTACCTCAAGGACTCCGGCCGCGGTGAGTACCGCGCGGTCACCGACGACGCGGCCATGCAGGCGCTGCGCCTGCTCTCGCGCACCGAGGGCATCATCCCGGCCATCGAGTCCGCGCACGCCCTGGCCGGCGCCCTGGAGGTCGGCAGGGAACTGGGCCCGGACGGGCTGATCGTGGTCAACCTGTCCGGCCGCGGCGACAAGGACATGGACACCGCCGCCCGCTACTTCGGGCTGTACGACACCGACGCCGAGGTCGCCGCCGACGCGGCCGCCACCGCCGAGATCGAGGGGGACGCCAAGTGA
- a CDS encoding ADP-ribosylglycohydrolase family protein, with protein MTPKAAESPEAGLDERITGALVGAAVGDALGGPVEGYSPDQITERHGGRVHGIVGPWNGDAWRTARPIAPYHKGDGHVTDDTLMTHALIRVYATVRDHLDAYAIADHLVPDLMTNPRWIPELEAEALPLQRIFLAEKWLVARLHYGHVDPREAGNGNIVNCGAAMYMAPVGLVNAADPAGAYAEALDVAGAHQSSYGREAAGVFAAAVAAACAPGATVDSVVAACLALAKDGTRAAIEAVCEEASRHRDFESALLPLRRAVTPYDTVGPDYRRPSLGARRPSRLHAIEELPVALGMVVVAAGDYRHAVLGAVNYGRDCDSIATMAGALAGALGSPVPDEWSKRVAEANRLDLWEPARTLAEVTRQIFARDTEAHRAREAAFATLLGGPGCSA; from the coding sequence ATGACGCCCAAAGCAGCAGAAAGCCCTGAGGCGGGTCTCGACGAACGGATCACCGGCGCCCTGGTCGGCGCGGCCGTCGGCGACGCGCTCGGCGGCCCGGTCGAGGGCTACTCCCCCGACCAGATCACCGAGCGGCACGGCGGCCGCGTCCACGGCATCGTCGGCCCCTGGAACGGCGACGCCTGGCGCACCGCCCGCCCCATCGCCCCGTACCACAAGGGCGACGGCCACGTCACCGACGACACCTTGATGACCCACGCGCTGATCAGGGTCTACGCCACGGTCCGCGACCACCTCGACGCGTACGCGATCGCCGACCACCTGGTCCCCGACCTGATGACCAACCCCCGCTGGATCCCGGAACTGGAGGCGGAGGCGCTCCCCCTCCAGCGGATCTTCCTCGCGGAGAAGTGGCTCGTCGCGCGCCTCCACTACGGCCATGTCGACCCCCGCGAGGCGGGCAACGGCAACATCGTCAACTGCGGTGCGGCGATGTACATGGCGCCCGTCGGCCTGGTCAACGCGGCCGATCCGGCGGGCGCGTACGCCGAGGCGCTGGACGTCGCGGGCGCCCACCAGTCCTCCTACGGCCGGGAGGCGGCGGGCGTCTTCGCGGCGGCGGTCGCGGCGGCCTGCGCCCCGGGCGCCACCGTCGACTCGGTGGTGGCGGCCTGCCTGGCCCTGGCGAAGGACGGCACCCGCGCCGCGATCGAGGCGGTCTGCGAAGAGGCGTCCCGCCACCGGGACTTCGAGTCGGCCCTGCTCCCGCTGCGCCGGGCCGTGACGCCGTACGACACCGTGGGCCCCGACTACCGCCGGCCCTCCCTCGGCGCCCGCCGCCCCTCCCGGCTGCACGCGATCGAGGAACTCCCCGTCGCGCTGGGCATGGTGGTGGTCGCGGCGGGCGACTACCGGCACGCCGTGCTCGGCGCGGTCAACTACGGCCGTGACTGCGACTCGATCGCCACGATGGCCGGGGCGCTGGCCGGCGCCCTCGGCTCCCCCGTCCCGGACGAGTGGTCGAAGCGGGTGGCGGAGGCCAACCGGCTCGACCTGTGGGAGCCCGCCCGCACCCTCGCCGAGGTCACCCGGCAGATCTTCGCCCGGGACACCGAGGCGCACCGGGCCCGCGAGGCGGCCTTCGCCACCCTCCTCGGAGGCCCGGGATGCTCCGCCTGA
- the trpA gene encoding tryptophan synthase subunit alpha: protein MSGNIRLLSDTLSAAKAEDRAALIAYLPAGFPTVDGGIEAIKAVFDGGADVVEVGLPHSDPVLDGPVIQTADDIALRGGVRIADVLRTVREAHTATGKPVLVMTYWNPIDRYGVERFTAELAEAGGAGCILPDLPVQESALWREHAEKHGLATVFVVAPSSKDERLGTITAAGSGFVYAASLMGVTGTRESVGAQAQDLVERTRATGSGLPVCVGLGVSDARQAAEVAGFADGVIVGSAFVKRMLDAPDHAAGIAAVRDLAADLAKGVRRQV from the coding sequence GTGAGCGGCAACATCCGGCTGTTGAGCGACACCCTCTCCGCGGCGAAGGCCGAGGACCGGGCCGCGCTGATCGCCTATCTGCCGGCCGGGTTCCCGACCGTGGACGGCGGCATCGAGGCGATCAAGGCCGTCTTCGACGGCGGCGCCGACGTCGTCGAGGTGGGGCTGCCGCACAGCGACCCCGTCCTGGACGGCCCCGTCATCCAGACCGCCGACGACATCGCCCTGCGCGGCGGGGTACGGATCGCCGACGTGCTGCGGACGGTCCGCGAGGCGCACACGGCCACCGGGAAGCCGGTGCTCGTGATGACGTACTGGAACCCGATCGACCGTTACGGCGTCGAGCGGTTCACCGCCGAACTCGCCGAGGCGGGCGGCGCGGGCTGCATCCTGCCCGACCTGCCGGTGCAGGAGTCGGCGCTGTGGCGCGAGCACGCCGAGAAGCACGGCCTGGCGACGGTCTTCGTGGTCGCGCCGAGCAGCAAGGACGAGCGGCTCGGCACGATCACCGCGGCGGGCAGCGGCTTCGTCTACGCCGCCTCGCTGATGGGCGTCACCGGCACCCGTGAGTCGGTCGGCGCGCAGGCCCAGGACCTGGTCGAACGCACCCGGGCCACCGGCAGCGGCCTGCCCGTCTGCGTCGGCCTCGGCGTCTCCGACGCCCGGCAAGCCGCCGAGGTGGCGGGCTTCGCCGACGGGGTGATCGTCGGCTCGGCCTTCGTCAAGCGGATGCTGGACGCGCCGGACCACGCGGCCGGGATCGCGGCGGTCCGCGACCTCGCGGCCGATCTGGCCAAGGGCGTGCGCCGCCAGGTGTGA
- the rbsK gene encoding ribokinase gives MTDIVVLGSTNMDLVAYVEKAPQRGETVTGREFRTIPGGKGANQAIAAAHAGGIVSMIGAVGNDSFGARLRSTLEHSGVNTDHLRTVESPSGTAHIVVDDEGGNAIVVVPGANGTVDHLAPGDEGLIASADALLLQLEVPLAAVVAGAEAARAHGVRTILTPAPARPLPPELLAAVDLLVPNEHEATALTGRTDPREAAAALLESVPEVVITLGAAGSLYLARGADPVEVPAPRVTAVDSTGAGDTFVGALAVARGEDLPMREALAWAAAAAALSVQRPGASAAMPYRSEIDKQYAS, from the coding sequence ATGACCGACATCGTCGTGCTCGGCAGCACGAACATGGACCTCGTCGCGTACGTCGAGAAGGCCCCGCAGCGCGGGGAGACCGTCACCGGACGGGAGTTCCGCACGATCCCCGGCGGCAAGGGCGCCAACCAGGCGATCGCCGCGGCCCACGCGGGCGGCATCGTCTCGATGATCGGAGCGGTCGGCAACGACTCCTTCGGCGCCCGGCTGCGCTCCACCCTGGAGCACTCCGGGGTGAACACCGACCATCTGCGCACGGTCGAATCCCCCTCCGGCACCGCGCACATCGTCGTGGACGACGAGGGCGGCAACGCGATCGTCGTCGTCCCCGGCGCCAACGGCACCGTCGACCACCTCGCCCCCGGCGACGAGGGCCTGATCGCCTCCGCCGACGCGCTGCTGCTCCAGTTGGAGGTCCCGCTCGCCGCGGTCGTCGCGGGCGCGGAGGCGGCCCGCGCCCATGGCGTCCGGACGATCCTCACCCCCGCCCCCGCCCGGCCGCTGCCGCCCGAACTCCTCGCCGCCGTCGACCTGCTGGTCCCCAACGAGCACGAGGCCACCGCCCTCACCGGCCGCACCGACCCGCGCGAGGCGGCCGCGGCCCTGCTGGAGAGCGTGCCGGAGGTCGTGATCACGCTCGGCGCGGCCGGCAGCCTCTATCTGGCGCGCGGCGCCGACCCCGTCGAGGTGCCCGCGCCCCGGGTCACCGCCGTCGACTCCACCGGCGCGGGCGACACCTTCGTCGGCGCGCTCGCGGTGGCCCGCGGCGAGGATCTGCCCATGCGGGAGGCCCTGGCCTGGGCGGCCGCGGCGGCGGCGCTCTCCGTGCAGCGGCCCGGCGCGTCCGCCGCGATGCCGTACCGCTCCGAGATCGACAAGCAGTACGCGTCATGA
- a CDS encoding ADP-ribosylglycohydrolase family protein produces MRPPGPWDEGTTAQPQGGTLTEEPRTPAVTENTTAPAPVPPRPHRIRGLLLGLAAGDAAGWPAARHRAARMPEWTRRLTRELDTFAEQNATTTLPVPIALNQPPEPLRLGPSDDAEWAAFAAEAVLRAGDDTVLGDLGRERRMRAAIDLTWNAVASEVAAAADRAPEIESAVLPLRARISVRAGLGNLAAGLRPPATGHDNPHFFDDAACVRACVLAVAHPGDPRLAAELAEFDARYTQDGDGVHGARAMAAALAMALAGADPGSCADAALAELPEGTEIGRNARHALALARAADSAFALVPLLEHQIVDHVYSYGIAAAETVPVALALALASGGRVAEAVPAAACLSRVADSAPALAGALTGALGGGDAIPASWRDACRTLSGCALPRLTGTDLVELAELLEAAQPAPPGG; encoded by the coding sequence ATGAGACCACCGGGACCCTGGGACGAGGGCACGACGGCGCAGCCGCAGGGCGGCACCCTCACGGAGGAGCCGCGGACACCGGCGGTCACCGAGAACACCACCGCACCCGCACCCGTCCCGCCGCGCCCCCACCGCATCCGCGGCCTTCTCCTCGGGCTGGCCGCCGGTGACGCCGCCGGCTGGCCGGCCGCCCGGCACCGCGCCGCCCGGATGCCCGAGTGGACCCGCCGCCTCACCCGCGAACTCGACACCTTCGCCGAGCAGAACGCCACCACCACGCTCCCCGTCCCCATCGCCCTCAACCAGCCCCCCGAGCCGCTCCGCCTCGGCCCCTCCGACGACGCCGAGTGGGCCGCGTTCGCGGCGGAGGCCGTCCTGCGGGCCGGCGACGACACCGTCCTCGGCGACCTCGGCCGGGAACGCCGGATGCGCGCCGCCATCGACCTCACCTGGAACGCCGTCGCGAGCGAGGTCGCGGCCGCCGCCGACCGGGCCCCGGAGATCGAGTCCGCGGTGCTGCCGCTGCGCGCCCGGATCTCCGTACGGGCCGGGCTCGGCAACCTCGCCGCGGGACTGCGCCCGCCCGCCACCGGCCACGACAACCCGCACTTCTTCGACGACGCGGCCTGCGTACGCGCCTGCGTCCTCGCCGTCGCCCACCCCGGCGACCCCCGACTCGCCGCCGAACTCGCCGAGTTCGACGCCCGCTACACCCAGGACGGCGACGGTGTGCACGGGGCCCGCGCGATGGCCGCCGCGCTCGCCATGGCCCTGGCCGGCGCGGACCCCGGGAGCTGTGCGGACGCGGCCCTCGCCGAACTGCCCGAGGGCACGGAGATCGGCCGCAACGCCCGGCACGCGCTGGCGCTGGCGCGCGCCGCCGACAGCGCCTTCGCGCTGGTCCCGCTCCTGGAGCACCAGATCGTCGACCACGTCTACAGCTACGGCATCGCGGCCGCCGAGACGGTCCCGGTGGCCCTCGCCCTGGCGCTGGCCTCCGGCGGCCGGGTCGCCGAGGCCGTCCCGGCGGCGGCCTGTCTGTCCCGGGTGGCGGACTCCGCCCCGGCGCTGGCGGGCGCCCTCACCGGCGCGCTGGGCGGCGGTGACGCGATCCCCGCCTCCTGGCGGGACGCCTGCCGCACCCTGTCCGGCTGTGCGCTCCCCCGGCTCACCGGCACCGACCTGGTGGAACTCGCCGAACTGCTGGAAGCGGCACAACCGGCCCCACCAGGAGGATGA
- a CDS encoding HpcH/HpaI aldolase/citrate lyase family protein: MIPTPLTWLYVPGDRPHIVSKALTCGADVVIIDLEDAVAPDRKEYARAATAERLSDPQPVPVHVRVNALDGPLAGADLDAVAALPGVRGLRLPKVVSPAQITRLAERLAPAGGGAPPLYALLESALGVEHAYPIAAAHPALRGIALGEADLRADLGIRDDAGLDWSRSRVVVAARAAGLNPPPQSVHPDTRDLNGLAASCAHGRTLGFLGRAAIHPRQLPIIERAYLPTEQELEEAETVVKAAAVEPGAQALPDGRFIDAAVVAAAHRTLSLARRR, encoded by the coding sequence GTGATCCCCACCCCGCTGACCTGGCTCTACGTCCCCGGGGACCGGCCGCACATCGTCAGCAAGGCGCTCACCTGCGGCGCCGACGTCGTCATCATCGACCTGGAGGACGCGGTCGCCCCCGACCGCAAGGAGTACGCCCGCGCGGCCACCGCCGAACGGCTCTCCGACCCCCAGCCGGTGCCGGTGCACGTCCGGGTCAACGCCCTCGACGGACCGCTGGCCGGCGCCGATCTGGACGCCGTCGCCGCCCTCCCCGGCGTCCGCGGGCTGCGGCTGCCCAAGGTGGTCTCCCCCGCCCAGATCACCCGGCTCGCGGAGCGGCTCGCCCCGGCGGGCGGCGGGGCCCCGCCCCTCTACGCCCTGCTGGAGAGCGCGCTGGGCGTCGAACACGCCTACCCCATCGCCGCCGCGCACCCGGCGCTGCGCGGGATCGCCCTCGGCGAGGCCGATCTCCGGGCCGACCTCGGGATCCGCGACGACGCGGGCCTGGACTGGTCGCGCTCGCGGGTGGTCGTCGCCGCGCGGGCCGCGGGCCTGAACCCGCCGCCGCAGTCCGTGCACCCCGACACCCGGGACCTCAACGGGCTCGCCGCGTCCTGCGCCCACGGCCGCACCCTCGGCTTCCTGGGCCGCGCCGCGATCCACCCCCGGCAGCTCCCGATCATCGAGCGGGCCTATCTGCCCACCGAACAGGAGCTGGAGGAGGCGGAGACCGTCGTCAAGGCGGCGGCCGTGGAGCCGGGCGCGCAGGCCCTGCCGGACGGCAGGTTCATCGACGCGGCGGTGGTCGCGGCGGCCCACCGCACCCTGTCCCTGGCCCGCCGACGCTGA
- the lgt gene encoding prolipoprotein diacylglyceryl transferase — protein MELAYIPSPSRGVLYLGPIPLRGYAFCIIIGVFVAVWLGNRRWIARGGRAGTVADIAVWAVPFGLVGGRLYHVITDYELYFSEGRDWVDAFKVWEGGLGIWGAIALGAVGAWIGCRRRGIALPAYADAIAPGIALAQAIGRWGNWFNQELYGKATDLPWALHITSSTDGRLPGYYHPTFLYESLWCIGVALLVIWADRRFKLGHGRAFALYVAAYCAGRGWIEYMRIDDAHHVLGLRLNVWTAIVVFVLAVTYIVVSAKKRPGREEIVEPGAAEDGSDAGTDGESVKSEEPADAKAESESGAAAESGTEAALKDEEKSEAADDTADKTADETESAGKKS, from the coding sequence ATGGAACTTGCCTACATTCCCAGCCCGTCGCGCGGGGTGCTGTACCTCGGCCCCATTCCGCTGCGCGGCTACGCGTTCTGCATCATCATCGGCGTCTTCGTCGCGGTCTGGCTCGGCAACAGGCGCTGGATCGCCCGGGGCGGGCGGGCCGGGACGGTCGCCGACATCGCCGTCTGGGCGGTGCCCTTCGGCCTCGTCGGCGGCCGCCTCTACCACGTGATCACGGACTACGAGCTGTACTTCAGCGAGGGCCGTGACTGGGTGGACGCCTTCAAGGTCTGGGAGGGCGGCCTCGGTATCTGGGGCGCGATCGCGCTCGGCGCGGTGGGCGCCTGGATCGGCTGCCGCCGCCGGGGCATCGCCCTGCCCGCGTACGCCGACGCCATCGCGCCCGGTATCGCGCTCGCCCAGGCGATCGGCCGCTGGGGCAACTGGTTCAACCAGGAGCTGTACGGCAAGGCGACCGACCTGCCGTGGGCCCTGCACATCACGTCCTCGACCGACGGCCGGCTGCCCGGGTACTACCACCCGACGTTCCTGTACGAGTCGCTGTGGTGCATCGGTGTCGCCCTGCTCGTCATCTGGGCCGACCGCCGCTTCAAGCTCGGGCACGGGCGGGCGTTCGCGCTGTACGTCGCCGCGTACTGCGCCGGGCGCGGGTGGATCGAGTACATGCGGATCGACGACGCCCACCACGTCCTGGGCCTGCGGCTGAACGTCTGGACCGCGATCGTGGTGTTCGTGCTGGCGGTGACGTACATCGTGGTGTCGGCGAAGAAGCGGCCGGGCCGCGAGGAGATCGTGGAGCCGGGCGCCGCCGAGGACGGCTCCGACGCGGGGACCGACGGCGAGTCCGTGAAGTCCGAGGAGCCGGCCGACGCGAAGGCCGAGTCCGAGTCCGGCGCCGCCGCCGAGTCCGGCACCGAGGCGGCCCTCAAGGACGAGGAGAAGTCCGAGGCCGCCGACGACACCGCGGACAAGACCGCCGACGAGACCGAGTCCGCCGGCAAGAAGAGCTGA
- a CDS encoding ADP-ribosylglycohydrolase family protein: MLRLTWVQPEDLLGHELRQAAEDGREPWAIAARWRAAGGPQAPARAGASAHRVSGYLRQLAEDLLDELADLPSGLADDEPTELDAIRRLCAPAYHRTGSPAAAPAGPDRSALEAAWTGRAVGCLLGKPVEKLPLHAIRALARAAGNWPLGDYFTARGVPDHLLEEHPWNRRSASTSLAENIDGMPEDDDLNYPLLNLLLLQRHGRAFGTDDVARLWLDELPAGRTFTAERVAYRNLLSGIEPPHTARHRNPFREWIGALIRADVHGWTNPGDPAAAAEQAYRDAALTHTANGVYAAMFTAAVIAAAATGAHDVHTCLRAGLSVIPPRSRLARAVTHAVRLAETHADFDTVVDELHTTHKAAHWVHAVPNTALIAAALTHADGDFTGSVCRAVSGGWDTDSNGATAGSVAGLLAGRPAALPDRWTAPLKNRLATSVAGFDGTGFDTLAHLTWSLTPREASRP; this comes from the coding sequence ATGCTCCGCCTGACCTGGGTCCAGCCGGAGGACCTCCTCGGCCACGAACTCCGCCAGGCCGCCGAGGACGGCCGTGAGCCCTGGGCGATCGCCGCCCGCTGGCGGGCCGCGGGCGGCCCGCAGGCACCGGCCCGCGCGGGCGCCTCCGCCCACCGGGTCTCCGGCTATCTGCGGCAGCTCGCCGAGGACCTGCTGGACGAACTGGCCGACCTGCCGAGCGGACTGGCCGACGACGAACCGACCGAACTGGACGCCATCCGCCGTCTCTGCGCCCCCGCCTACCACCGCACCGGCTCCCCCGCGGCCGCCCCGGCGGGACCCGACCGGTCCGCGCTGGAGGCCGCCTGGACGGGCCGGGCCGTCGGCTGTCTCCTCGGCAAACCCGTGGAGAAACTCCCGCTGCACGCCATCCGCGCCCTCGCCCGCGCCGCCGGCAACTGGCCGCTCGGCGACTACTTCACCGCCCGGGGCGTCCCCGACCACCTTCTGGAGGAACATCCCTGGAACCGCCGCTCGGCATCGACCTCCCTCGCTGAGAACATCGACGGCATGCCGGAGGACGACGACCTCAACTACCCCTTGCTGAATCTGCTGTTGCTCCAGCGCCACGGCCGCGCGTTCGGCACCGACGACGTGGCGCGGCTCTGGCTGGACGAACTCCCCGCGGGCCGCACCTTCACCGCCGAACGCGTCGCCTACCGCAATCTGCTCTCCGGCATCGAACCCCCGCACACCGCCCGCCACCGCAACCCGTTCCGCGAATGGATCGGCGCCCTCATCCGCGCCGACGTCCACGGCTGGACCAACCCCGGCGACCCGGCCGCCGCGGCCGAACAGGCGTACCGCGACGCCGCCTTGACCCACACCGCCAACGGCGTCTACGCGGCGATGTTCACGGCGGCCGTCATCGCGGCCGCGGCCACGGGGGCCCACGACGTGCACACGTGTCTGCGCGCCGGGCTCTCCGTGATCCCGCCCCGCTCCCGCCTGGCCCGCGCGGTCACCCACGCCGTCCGACTGGCCGAGACCCACGCCGACTTCGACACGGTCGTGGACGAACTCCACACCACGCACAAGGCCGCCCACTGGGTGCACGCCGTGCCCAACACCGCCCTGATCGCCGCCGCCCTCACCCACGCCGACGGCGACTTCACCGGCTCGGTGTGCCGCGCGGTGTCCGGCGGCTGGGACACCGACTCCAACGGCGCCACCGCGGGCAGCGTCGCCGGTCTCCTCGCCGGCCGGCCCGCCGCCCTCCCCGACCGCTGGACGGCCCCGCTCAAGAACCGACTGGCCACCTCCGTCGCCGGTTTCGACGGCACCGGCTTCGACACCCTCGCCCATCTCACCTGGTCCCTCACCCCCCGGGAGGCGTCCCGCCCATGA
- a CDS encoding thioredoxin domain-containing protein: MSEKNRDGKRNARERLAAEREKQKAAERRRRTLIVAASVVCVLGLAAVIGIVAANAGKDDDSADAGPVVAPSGAQGKDALAIPVGKDDAKSTLTVWEDFRCPACKAFEAAYRPTIHELTESGQLRVEYHLVTLIDGNMGGSGSRNAANAAACAQNAGKFPAYHDVLFENQPEETDDAFAENDKLIELAGKVDGLDTPEFRTCVEKGTHNSWVAKSNQAFQDGRFGGTPTVLFNGKNIYQDQSMTPAKLKQMVEEANQG; this comes from the coding sequence GTGAGCGAGAAGAATCGTGACGGAAAGCGCAACGCCCGGGAGCGGCTGGCGGCGGAGCGCGAGAAGCAGAAGGCCGCGGAGCGGCGGCGGCGCACCCTGATCGTCGCCGCGAGCGTCGTCTGCGTGCTGGGCCTGGCCGCCGTGATCGGCATCGTCGCCGCCAACGCCGGGAAGGACGACGACAGCGCGGACGCGGGTCCGGTCGTCGCCCCCTCGGGGGCCCAGGGCAAGGACGCCCTGGCGATCCCCGTCGGCAAGGACGACGCCAAGTCCACGCTCACCGTGTGGGAGGACTTCCGCTGCCCGGCCTGCAAGGCGTTCGAGGCGGCGTACCGGCCGACGATCCATGAGCTGACCGAGTCCGGACAGCTCAGAGTCGAGTACCACCTGGTGACCCTGATCGACGGCAACATGGGCGGCAGCGGCTCGCGCAACGCGGCCAACGCCGCGGCCTGCGCGCAGAACGCCGGGAAGTTCCCCGCCTACCACGACGTGCTCTTCGAGAACCAGCCCGAGGAAACCGACGACGCGTTCGCGGAGAACGACAAGCTGATCGAGCTGGCCGGCAAGGTCGACGGCCTCGACACCCCCGAGTTCCGTACGTGTGTCGAGAAGGGCACGCACAACAGCTGGGTCGCGAAGTCCAACCAGGCGTTCCAGGACGGCCGCTTCGGCGGTACCCCCACCGTCCTGTTCAACGGCAAGAACATCTACCAGGACCAGTCGATGACCCCGGCGAAGCTGAAGCAGATGGTGGAGGAGGCCAACCAGGGGTGA
- a CDS encoding CaiB/BaiF CoA transferase family protein, whose product MTGPAATTPPAGPPTSPPDGPLTGLRVLDLATLFAGPMAATLLGDFGAEVIKVEHPERPDPSRGHGPSKDGVGLWWKHLGRNKRTITLNLSTPGGRATLLRLAASADVIVENFRPGTLEKWDLGWEELSAANPRLVLTRVTGFGQFGPYAHRPGFGTLAEAMSGFAAITGEPDAPPVLPPFGLADSIAGLATAYAVMTALAARDRTGEGQVVDMALIEPILMVLGPHLLWYDQLGHVQKRTGNRSANNAPRNTYRTADGTWVAVSTSAQSVAERVLRLVGRPELIDEPWFATGAERAAHTDVLDEAVGTWIAARPRTEVLAAFEKAEAAVAPVQDVRDVMADPQYQALGTIAAVDDPELGALRMQNVLFRLSATPGAIRWAGRPHGADTESVLTELGLTGADLAALRAEGAL is encoded by the coding sequence ATGACCGGGCCCGCCGCCACGACCCCGCCGGCCGGCCCTCCCACCAGCCCGCCTGACGGCCCGCTGACCGGGCTGCGCGTCCTCGATCTGGCCACCCTCTTCGCCGGACCCATGGCCGCCACCCTGCTCGGCGACTTCGGCGCGGAGGTGATCAAGGTCGAGCACCCGGAGCGGCCCGACCCGTCCCGCGGGCACGGCCCGTCCAAGGACGGCGTCGGCCTGTGGTGGAAGCACCTCGGCCGCAACAAGCGCACGATCACGCTGAACCTCTCCACCCCCGGCGGCCGCGCCACCCTGCTGCGGCTCGCCGCGAGCGCCGATGTGATCGTGGAGAACTTCCGCCCCGGCACCCTGGAGAAGTGGGACCTCGGCTGGGAGGAGCTGTCGGCCGCCAACCCGCGGCTCGTCCTCACCCGGGTCACCGGCTTCGGCCAGTTCGGCCCCTACGCCCACCGGCCCGGCTTCGGCACCCTCGCCGAGGCGATGAGCGGCTTCGCCGCGATCACCGGCGAACCGGACGCGCCCCCGGTCCTGCCGCCGTTCGGACTCGCCGACTCCATCGCGGGCCTGGCCACCGCCTACGCCGTGATGACCGCCCTGGCCGCCCGCGACCGCACCGGCGAGGGCCAGGTCGTGGACATGGCCCTCATCGAACCGATCCTGATGGTCCTCGGCCCCCATCTGCTCTGGTACGACCAGCTCGGCCATGTGCAGAAACGCACCGGCAACCGCTCCGCGAACAACGCCCCGCGCAACACCTACCGCACCGCCGACGGCACCTGGGTCGCCGTCTCCACCTCGGCGCAGTCGGTCGCCGAACGCGTGTTGCGGCTGGTCGGACGCCCCGAGCTGATCGACGAACCGTGGTTCGCGACCGGCGCCGAACGCGCCGCCCACACCGACGTCCTGGACGAGGCGGTCGGCACCTGGATCGCCGCCCGCCCCCGCACCGAGGTGCTCGCCGCCTTCGAGAAGGCCGAGGCGGCCGTCGCCCCGGTCCAGGACGTCCGGGACGTGATGGCCGACCCCCAGTACCAGGCTCTCGGCACGATCGCCGCCGTGGACGACCCGGAGCTGGGCGCGCTGCGGATGCAGAACGTGCTCTTCCGGCTCTCCGCCACCCCCGGCGCGATCCGCTGGGCGGGCCGCCCGCACGGCGCCGACACCGAGTCCGTCCTGACCGAGCTAGGCCTGACGGGCGCCGACCTCGCGGCCCTGCGCGCGGAGGGCGCCCTGTGA